One Solanum pennellii chromosome 10, SPENNV200 genomic region harbors:
- the LOC107002048 gene encoding elicitor-responsive protein 3-like: MPYGQLEVYIGYARGLEDQNWLTDMNPYAIITCHTEEKKTSTASGEGEDPEWNESFLFTVSRGCDEVHIKIMDENTIEDDDFIGETTLQLEEVFREGEVEATMYDLYKDDENCGSVKIGLTFTREERDEYDEDY, encoded by the exons ATGCCTTATGGACAACTTGAAGTTTATATTGGATATGCAAGAGGCCTTGAAGATCAAAATTGGCTCA CTGATATGAATCCATATGCGATCATTACTTGCCATACTGAAGAGAAGAAAACTAGTACTGCATCAG GTGAAGGAGAGGATCCTGAGTGGAATGAGTCCTTCTTATTCACTGTTTCTCGCGGTTGTGACGAGGTTCACATCAAGATTATGGATGAAAATACGATTGAAGATGATGATTTCATAGGAGAAACAAC ACTTCAATTAGAAGAAGTGTTTCGCGAAGGAGAAGTTGAAGCAACCATGTATGACCTTTACAAGGATGATGAAAATTGTGGATCCGTCAAAATTGGCCTCACTTTTACTCGCGAGGAg AGGGATGAATATGACGAGGACTACTAG